CGGTCAGCCCGCGCACCTGCACGTCGCCCGAGACCGAGTTGACGGTGAGGTCGCCGATCAGGGTGTCGACGATGATGTCGCCCGAGACGGTGTTGAGACGGGCGTCATTGCGGATGCCGGAGACGAGTGCTCCGGCGCTCACGACGCCGAGTGTGAGAGCGATCGCGCGGGGAACAGCGACGCTCACCTCGGCGCGGGGGCCACCGGAGCCGAAGTTGCGGAACACTTCGAGGAAGTTGTCCCATCCCAGCTGCGGGTGGTCGATCTCGACCTCGCCGTCGTGGGATTCCACGCGGAGGTCCTTGGTGGTGACGCCGTGCACCTCGATACGGATGCCGGGTTCGTCGTGCGCGATGATGTCGACCTGACCGCCCACGAGGCCCACCTTGAGTCGGGTGACGGATTCGATGTCGATGACGCGTTCCTCGCCGGGGGCGATGAGCCACTTCTCGGTCATGTCTGCTTCTCCTGGTTTGACGGTCACGATATATCGTGTCTGAGAAGCGTAACACGATATATCTCGATGTTGTCAATGGGGTCGAATCTGGGAAGAGATTTGGGTCGTCGACAACGCTTACTGGACCGCGTCGATCTCCCCGGGGGTGGCATTCTTCACCCCGGACAGCGAGAACAACATCCCCTCGCAGGTGATCACCTCGTACGACGCCGTCGGTCGCACGCTCAAGACCGTGCTCAACGGCTCGGGGACGATGCGTAGCCAGACCGTCATCGGCTATCCGGGTGCGGAGCGGGTCGACACGACGCCGCCCGACGGCGGTACCGCGACGAGCGTTTTCACCAACTCGCTCGGGCAGAAGTCGAAGTTGGTCCAATATCTGAATGGTGCGGTTTCGGGCACGGGGCAGCCGTGGAGTTTCGCCTACGACGGCGCTGGGCGTAACACGTCGATGACTGATCCGGCGGGCAACGAGTGGACCTGGACGTTCGATCTTCTCGGCAACCGGGTGGCGCAGAACGATGCCGATTCCGGTGTTTCCACCGCGACCTATGACCTCGGCGGCAACATGACGTCGACCACCGATGCACGCGGAAAGACGGTGACGACTACCTACGACGAACTCAACCGCAAGAAGGCGATCTACGCAGGCGGCACGACAGGAGCCCTGCTCTCGTCATGGACGTATGACAGCGTGTCGAAGGGGCGCGTCACGTCGTCGTCGTCGTATGTCGGATCAACGGCAGGAGTCCCTGGGGCGGCATACACGACCACGGTCGGGTCATACGACCTCGCGGGCAACCCCACCGATACGACGGTCTCGATTCCTTCGGGAGCGCCAGCGTTCGGCGGTACGTCATACAAGGTGACGTCGTACTACAACGCTGATTCATCATTGCAAGCCAAGGCAGTGCCCGCGATCGGAGGCTTGCCGGCTGAGAACATCCGGTACGCCTATGACGCCTGGGGACGGCTTGGTACCGTGCGCGGAGCGACGATGGTGCTCGGGGGTACGGACTACTCGCCGATCGGGCAGCTCGCGCAACTCGTTCGCTACAACGGGACCAACAGCGCATACTCCACGTATGGCTACGACCCGGCCACGGGAGCGGTGCTCGCGATCAAGGACAACGCCGTGTTCGGTGGCTTGGGCCACTATGTGGCCGACCGGTCGTTCACGCGCGACGCAGCAGGAAATGTGACGTCGTCGACTGCGTCAGCCACACATCCGCAGACACAGACGCAGAAGACCTGCTACTCGTATGACGGCTTGCGGCAGTTGACGCAAGCCTGGACGCCGAACGCGTCGACGTCGTGTTCGCAGGCGGCATCTGCGGCGACCATGGGGGGCCCGGCGCCGATGTGGACGGACTACGCGTACGACACGCAGACCGGCAACCGCACGAGTGCGACCTCGCACTCGGCGATGGGAACCGTTTCGACGCGAGAGTACGAGTATGCGGCGGCGGGCGAGCCGCGGCCACATGCGGTCGAGGAGATCGTGGGGGCAGCAGGTCAGGGGTCTGGATCTTATGGATACGACGAGTCGGGCAATCAGATCTCTCGTCCGGGTCAGACGGTGACGTTCAACACGTTGGGCAAGGTGTCGAAGGTGGTGGCCGGCTCTGAGGAGCAGAACAATGTCTACGACGTGGACGGCAATCTGCTGTTGCGGGTGTCGTCGTCGGACGGTGCGACGTTGTTCCTTGGCGATACCACTGTGTCGCAGGCAATCGGGTCGACGGTGGTGGAAGGCTTCCGGTCGTACTCTGGTGCGGAGGGGAAGCCGGTGGCGCAGCGTTCGGCGAAGTCGGGCACTGCGGGTAGCTCGTTGACCTGGTTGTTCACGAACTTGGAGGGCACGGTGGATGTGCAGTCGGACGCGGTGAGTGGTGTGACGGTGCAGCAGTACCGTGATCCGTTCGGCGCGCCGATCGCGAACGGCCCACAGGCGTGGGCGGATGGTTCCGGGTATATGAACAAGCAGGTTGCGGAAGCGACGGCGTTGACAAATGTCGGGGCTCGCACGTATGACCCCGCGATCGGCAAGTTCCTCTCCGTTGATCCGGTGATCGATACGAACCTCCCGCAGCAGAACACGGGGTACGCGTACTCAGGCAACAATCCGACCACGTACACCGACCCGACGGGACTGCGACTCGACCAAGGGTGTGGCTGGGGTGTCAACTGCACCAAGAAGGGAGGAGTGAGTGCCCCGACGTCGAAGCAGGGCCCGAGCGCGAAGGGGACCATACCGAGCGGAGGCAACGGTCCGACCAACAGGTGGAAGGGCATGATGCCGCACGGGAGATGGGTGAGTGAGCCCAGCCAAGAGTGGAAGGACAAGACTCAAAATGCACTAATTAATAGCCAACTTGCTTATCTCATCAAGAATTATCCGTCGCAAACACAGCGATGGTATGACGCTTATGCGGATCCCAAACTGAGGGTGAAATTGAATGCAGCTCTTGACGATGAAGTGGCAAAGATTCTGAAGAACTCGGGAATAGGATGCTCGGCCACAGCGCCGGGTCTGAACGTTTGCAGTAGCAATTGGCCCTTCCGCGGAGGGACAACTTTTGGAGAACACTTTATCTCGGGGCAGGATTCGGAAGTTATCAAGAACTTGCCCAGTCTGTTGGAGCACGAACAGATGCACTCAGCGCAGTGGGCAGGGTATGGAATGGACTTCCCTGAACTGTATATGCGCTTTGAGGCGGAGTCGGTGAGTATTGGACTCGGCGAAGCCTGCGGAAATTTCTTCGAATACTCAGCGGGATTGAAAAACGGGTTCTACAAATGTTGAAAGAGCGCACGAAGCGCGCAATCTTTTCTTGTGTCGCCGGAATCACAGCATTGGGGCTGGCCTCATGCTCTCCGGTCCCGAACCTGCCAGTTGATCAGCCGCTCTCGCTTTCAGTGATTCAGAAGACCGCGCAGCTTACTTGGTGCTCGAGCGAATCGACCTTGACCAGGGTGGTGGTGGTTGCCGCGGCCGGCGAGAGTGCAGACGACAAGATAGTCATCGTGCGAGAGCCTGGTATCGAAATGTCATTTGGGGAATACATGACCGTGCTGACCATAGAAGACTTCGATGAAGCGGGGAAGAACGTCACGCCCCGAAATCTGGAACGAATATCGGTCGGAGTTGAGTACACGGATGTCGACGGAAGCGAGGGCGCGTTTTCGGTGAGATTCGATTTCGATGACAGCCACAACTTTCTTCGATGGATTGATGGTGACTGGGGCTGGCCGACTGGAGAGTTTTCTACACAACGCTGCGGAATGCCTAGCGCTCGTTGACATTTCGTCACCAGCTCGCCTTGGGGCGTAGTTACTATCGATGCAGTGAATACATGCGGCAGTGGCATCTAGAAGGAGAATCGTGTCAATCGGAGAAACAATCTCATGGTGCGGTGTGGGTTCGCTTCTGGTCGTCGTGATCCTCGCCCTTGACCTCATGATCAGCGGAGGGCTCGCATGGGAGAGGGTGTCGCAGACTCACTTTCTCGAGCTGCGGGACGATGTATTCGCGGCAGCCATCGGCATATTCTTGACGCTGGCCGCTGCCATGCTCGTACACAGATGGAGTCCTGCCATGTCAAAATGGGCAACACGGATTTGGGCCGTCGCGGGGACGCTAGGCTCTTTTTCGGCCGTGTTCATTTGGTTCAATAGAGCGCACGAGGCCTATGGTGTGAGTACTGAAGTCGGCAGTCGCCTCACCGCCGTCTTTGCAATTCTTGGCCCGGTGCTTTCCTTTGGCTCATTCCTGTACCTGATACTGCACGCATTGATCGAGCGGCGCGCTCGGCCGGGACTGCGTGGTAGATAAACGGCGCTATCCTGCGCGATCCTGACTGAGTCTTCCCAGCACACGCCCGGTCCATTTTGCAGGTTGATCAGGAGTACCTATGGACAAAGATGCTGACGTGGTGAAGACGTGCGGCGGGCGACGTATGGCATTCCTTCTGGTGCTTTTGCTACTCCTCGGTGGTTTCGCGACGGGTGTCATCCTGATGGTCAATAGATCTGCTGATGGGCTCACCGACGATGAGGTGATCGGTGAGTGGGTTTTGATCAATTCTGCTGAATCCTTGCGATTCGTGATCGAAAGTGACGGATCCTTCGAATCCACAGACTGGCCCCTCTCCCTAGGATGCGTGGCCGAAAACTGGCCTCAGACTGAAAATGAGATCGATTGGTCGAATAGGGGGCAGTTGCGGGGCCAGTGGGGCTTCGATGCGTTGAGTCAGCGTTCGCTCACCGTGAGGCCACTGGACGCGTGTTCCTCGTTCGAACTTGTGGGTTCGCCTATACTCGGGGACGAAACGCTACGTATCCAGCTGGATCTCGCGGAAGAGCCGACCCAATCGCTGGTATTTCACCGCGAATGACTCGCGGCGGAAGGCGGGGAGTTTTTCGCAGGCATACGCGCTCCTCTCCCGCTGACCCGGGCGTGGCCACCTGAACTTGCGGACGGGGACCGAGGGATGAGACGCAACATGGTGAACAGATTCACCCGACTGACACTGTGCGCGATGATGATCATGCTGGGGTTTGGGTTGACGGCATGTGACGATGTCCCATCCCATGGTGACTTCGAGATGGGATTCGACGGTTCCAAGATTCTCATTGGAAGTTGTTTCAGGGCGTCAGTCACGGAGGTGAGCGTGAGCGAATACGTGCGGGAACCGGGCGAGTCCAGTTCACGACGAGTGTGGGAAGCCGCAGGCGAGACCGAACTAAAAGTGGGTGAACCCCTTGTCGTCGGAGGGGATAACCTCGGCCTCCGCAATGATCTGTTTATCGATCCAGCTCCACGCCCGGGAATTCAATATAACGTGCTATTCAACGACGTGCCTCAGCTACCAGAAATAGGTGAACCCCGGGCTTGGTTCGAACTGAACGCGTAGCCGATAATTGGAATGCGACCTCCAGCGACGAGTATTGTCACCGCATGCGAATTCCTCTGACAGTTTGGAGCCAAGTGAAACGATACCGATGGGCTATCGCTTCAGGAGTGGTGCTCGCCGTCGCGGCGTCTGCGGTGACGATCCTGGTCAATCAGCCGAGTGTCCTCGCTCGAACGGTGGACTTTCCAGCGACCTGGATCACGTCGCAGTCCTCCAGCGAGTTCCCGCTCGGTGAGGTGCGCGTCACACTGAAGGAAGGTGGGCGAGCAGAGCTTGTCAACTATCCGATCGGTTCGGTTGATGGCGCTCAGCGTCAAGCGTGTCTGCGGCCCGGAACGCAGACCTATAGCGGAAGTGCCCAATGGGAGCTTGACGGTGACCGGACCGTCCTCCTTCGCGCTTCAGGTGGCGAGGGAGTGCTTGCTGCGACACCGGGACGTTTCGACTCCTTCGAGTGGGGGAGCGCGATCGTTCCGCTCTGCGCCCACGGCGTCGCAAGCTTCGTTCTCGACTCATCGCGGCGAGGATGAGGAAGGGGAACATGCATTGACTCGGACTGCGATCAGTTTCATGCACGACGCCGCGCCACCGAGCACGAGTCGCCACAGGCGCCAATTGTCCGCGGCAGTTATCGTCTGTGCGGTCATGTCGTCATGTTCGTCGTGCTTCTTCGTTCCGAGCGTTCCGGCGAATGCCCCGGTGTCGATGCGTGTGATCGACGGTCAGCCTGAGTTCACGTGGTGTGGCGAAGAAGTTGTGCTCTCGAAGATTCAGGTCTTCTATGCCGAGGAGGGTTCTTCTGGATCCACACTTGTGCTGGAAGGTGAAGGTACGCGCACGCTGGAGACTGGTGATCAGTTTTCGGAATCACTCCTTTCGAGCGAATGGGTGTTGGACCGGAATTATGGCGAGGTCGAGGAGCGGAAGGTAAATTCGGTCGGTCTGAACATCTACTTCGATCAAGAAGCGGGTGCCCCTCGAGGGACACTTCTGGCCAAGTTTGATTCGAGGTCGGAGGAATCCGTGCTCGAGTCCTCTGAGCGGTATTGGGTTTGGGCAAATGGGGAGACGTCGGAACGGCCATGCGGGATGTCCGTCCGATGATCGACGTGGCGCGGCCGGCTGAGTTCTCAGGCGGTGACGAGGGATGAGACGCAACATGGTGAGGAGATTCACCCGACTGACACTGTGCGCGACGATGATCATGCTGGGGCTTGGGCTGACGGCGTGTGACGACGTCCTCCTCCACGGTGACTTTGAAATGGGATTTGACGGTTCCAAGATTCTCATCGTTAGTTGTTTCAGTGCGTTAGTGACCGAGGTGAGCGTGAGCGAATACGTACGAGAACCGGGCGAGTCCAGTTCGCGACGAGTGTGGGAAGCCTCAGGAGAGACCGAACTAAAAGCAGGCGAACCCCTTGTCGTCGGAGGGGATAACCTCGGCCTCCGCAATGATCTCTCTGTCGATCCAGCTCCACGCGCGGGAATTCAATATCACGTTCTGTTCAACGACATGCCTGGAAGCATTTCGTCGGCGCGCTTCTCTTGGCCGGCAGAAGGGGTCTCCGTAGGTCACTGGCTAACCACGCGGGGCGAGATCAACGAAATACCGTGCCTCAGCAACCAGACATAGGTGAATCCAGGGCTCGCATCGATGTGGACGTTCAAGCGCTCCTGCCTGAGCCCTCACATCACACCCCCGCCCCACCGAGCACGATCCGCTCGTTCCACCTGCGCGCCGAGGCGACCATCGCGCGGCCGTCGCCGAACACCGGCAGCAGGAAGACGGCGTGCCCGAGATACCAGACGTGCAGGAGCAGCTGCGGCACCGTCACCCACAGCACGAGTCCGATCGCGATGCAGCAGGCCGGGCCGAGGGCCGCGGCGACGAAGGCATCGCGGCCGCGGATCGAGCCGTGCGGGGTGATCGAGAGGCGCAGCAGGTTGCGCTCCACCGTGACCGCGGAGACGCCGCGTGCATTCATGAGCCCGACGGCGTGCCCGAGCTCGTGGACGGCGAACGATGCCCACAGCCCGAGGGCGTCGTGCGCGAGCAGGAACAGGGCGGCGAGGCCGATTGCCGGCTGATCGGTCGCGAGCGCGAAGACCAGCGTCACGATCGCGAGGGTGACGAAGACCAGACGCACCGGCCAGGCGGCGGGGAGAAGCCACCTGAGGCCGGTGCGTGGTCCGACGGTGCGGACGGTTCTCGACCACACGTCAGTCTGCGTCGGCGAGAAGCTGCCTCTTCCGCTCGAGAAGCTGATCGAACACCGCGAACACGGCGAGCATGAGGAGCGTGATCACGACGACCGAGATCACGAGGGGGAGCGGATCGTTGAGGCCTGCTCCGAGCTGGGTCGCTCCGCCCGCGCTCTGCTTCACCTCGACGAACACGGAATCGAAGAAGCCGAGTCGGCGGCCCTCGGTGGATCCGCCCGAGAACATCAGCCAGATGGCCGTGATGATCGCCGTTCCTGCGGTGACGACGAGCGCGACGACGGCGCTTCCGACGGTCCTAAACAACCACTTCATGACGTGAGGTCCTTTCGATCTTGCGCATTCCGTTGATGGAGAGTGCGACGGCGGTGAGGGTGAGCAGAATCATCACGGCGACGTTGAACCAGTCCGGCAGCCCCAGCAGGTTCGTGCCGAGCATGATCGTGCCGGTCACGAGGCCCGCGACGGCGACCCCCGCGATCACGGAGAACGGGTTGCCCTTCTCGGGCGGGAAGGCGATGCCGGCGAGGGTGAGCACGACGATGTTCGAGACGCAGAATGCGACGACGACGAGGATCTCGTCCCACCGTGCTCCGGTCAGAGCGGAGAGGATGCCGGTAGGCACGGCCAACACGAGGAGCATGAGCAGTTGCGGACCGAGCAGCAGCAGGTACTGCAGGGATGCTGTGTGGCGCCTCGGACCGGAGGTGCGCAGCGGCTCGGTCGCCACATAGGCATAGACGGCCTGCACCGTCACGGCCACGAGCAGGAACGGCGGAAGCCGCACCTGCGCGATGAACAGCGCATACGAGCCCGCGAACACGATGCCGCACACCGTGATGGTCTCGATGGCCCTGAGGTGCGC
The sequence above is drawn from the Candidatus Microbacterium colombiense genome and encodes:
- a CDS encoding DUF4097 family beta strand repeat-containing protein, encoding MTEKWLIAPGEERVIDIESVTRLKVGLVGGQVDIIAHDEPGIRIEVHGVTTKDLRVESHDGEVEIDHPQLGWDNFLEVFRNFGSGGPRAEVSVAVPRAIALTLGVVSAGALVSGIRNDARLNTVSGDIIVDTLIGDLTVNSVSGDVQVRGLTGSINANSVSGDVAVTGTVRKATVDIVSGATLVDAAGDVNIITVNSVSGSTTVRLDESLAANYVIRSLSGHLLIDGVERSSSGPSNYSGSTGELAGRFVDLRANSVSGAVTVLRRTPASITNDAEWES